The genomic DNA ttttaacaaaaagaatgaagtaacacacgatggataaaaattaatatttttaaggtgaataactgtggtgtctgaggttcgaattccaacatctgcatatatttgggaccacatatttcattctctttgatatgcattgagatttgtttttgtctactacatcTACAATTAGTTTAATTAACaggttaaatataattaaattggataattaattttttatgccaaaatgataaaaaaaagaacGAAACAATTGGTGTtttgaattaaataatttaacaaaTCATTTCATCAACATGTACCTGTCGTCAAAAAATCTTTTGTGCTtcagttctttttttttttttttttatctatttgtttgaaaaatccCTCTCTTTATTTATTAACTATTATGTTGCAGCAAGCAAGGACACAATTGGAAAATGAGAGTTCTCTCCTATTTCTCTGCTGTCTTGCGAAGACTAAAAAATGTGCAGCCCCATGCTTTTAGACTCTGtctcttctatttctttccTCTGCAAAACTGAAGAAAAGCCCATATTCTCTTGTATCTCTCTCGCCCCAATTTCTCTCTTCCCTAATTCATCTCTACCAAACAAACCGTAAGAGACAAACTTGCCTTGTACATTATATGGTGGAAAAtgcaatttgattaaaaaaaaagattgaaaaagaAGTTCTTTCACTACAACAATTATGATGTAATGCAACTCCATTTTgaaaggactaaaaataaaaaaaccgtTATCTAGTACGACAAAGTCAACACAATATTAATGGATAGTCTCGGGTTATTATATTcgataataacaaaaaaacggTCATAATATTAATactatttagttattttatttttactttttaattattttatatttacttttcgagtgttgctagcattcctcttttATAGAAATAGAATCCAAATGTAATCTCACAATCGCTTCATCTCATAATCACTTCATCATAATTGTTTAATCATAATCGTTTAATCACATCACTTCATCAGAATCACTACTCATCATATCTACTTTATCGCGATCACTTTTACATCCTTATCACAGTCGCTTCATCACAACCGTTctaatcaaatttatttcacaagACCTAgaactcaaataaaataaaaaagtgtcaAAGGGATATATTTCTATTGctcaatgattattttttatttttgttgaaacaaaGGGGCTAAGAAAACCCCAAAAGAACTAGAAACCACGAGGAAAAGCTACAGCTGAAGACTCCGCAACAACCAGTAATAAAGAAAAATCCGGAACACGATCAAAAATACGATAATGATTATCTAAGGACAATCCAAATTTTGCCAAGATGTCATGGTAGAAACAATAGCCAAATGATTCCAAAAAGTCATATTTATAAATGAGGATTTTGAAGTTGAAGTATTAGGGTTTGGCATCAAGATATGACcaacaaaattaaatgtttgAGATGAATATGCTTATATCACAattcaaattgattttgtatagTCAATGCAGGTATAAAAAGGTGGATATGGATAGGTGCTGCAATTACAACTGCTTTACTCATATTATGCCCACTCATTATATGGCtagccaaaaagaaaaaaaaatatgcactTCCAGGTATATCAATATGGATACTTTAAAACAGTCAATGCAAGTAAAACAAGATGGATATGTATAGGTTctatctttatctttgatttttttggttatgtagataagaaaagtaaaagaaagGAAGGTAAGAGCAATGATTTGGTGGAATCATATGATATCAAAGATCTTGAAGACGACTTCAAGGGACATGATATAAAAGTTTTTAACTTTACATCAATCTTGGAAGCAACTATGGAATTTTCCCCTGAAAACAAGTTAGGACAGGGAGGTTATGGACCCGTTTATAAGGTGACTTTATAGTTAAATTGTATGTTTTAAAAACATGTTGTAAATTACTATTATAATTATGGCACCAGCATCATGTTGCAAACAAGTGTTTCTAATGTGGTAATGTTGTTTTTCATGGTTAGTGATTATTGTTTCGGACAAAacttatatgtattttttataggTATTTTTTGGTATGGTTCTTAACTGTAGCAACTATGTTTCTTCAAATGTATTAAGTTAAGAACCATATTCATATTATCTAAAGAAATGCACCTAAATTTTGTACTTGTGTTTTAAGATTTCAGGGAATCTTGGCAACAGGGCAAGAAATTGCTGTAAAAAGGCTTTCGAAAACATCTGGACAAGGAATTGTGGAATTCAAAAATGAATTGTTACTTATATGTGAACTTCAGCACAAAAATCTTGTCCAACTACTTGGTTGTTGCATTCATGAAGAAGAAAGGATTCTAATTTACGAATATATGCCAAACAAAAGCTTGGATTTCTACCTATTTGGTAAGAATGTGTGAAGTCTATATTTGTATGTGATGTTATCCTAGCTCATGTTTTATATACTCATTAGTTAGCCATGGAAAACTAAATAACATTATGATTTGCTACTTTTGAATAATATACATTTGAATAACATTATGTTTTCATTGAGAAGATTGTACAAAAAAGATGTTGCTAGATTGGAAGAAGCGTTTCAACATAATCGAAGGAATTTCTCAAGGATTACTCTATCTTCATAAGTACTCAAGACTCAAAATCATTCACAGAGACTTGAAAGCTAGCAACATACTTCTTGATGAGAATATGAACCCAAAAATTGCTGATTTTGGTATGGCAAGGATGTTTACACAACTGGAATCCACAGTAAATACCAACCGGATTGTTGGGACTTAGTGAGTattctaaaatttatttgttattaatatttttattatgatgattttgtgaaaactttttattttaaagttatgaatttttttgtgtagTGGTTACATGTCTCCAGAATATGCCATGGAAGGAGTTTGTTCTACAAAGTCTGATGTCTATAGCTTTGGAGTGTTGATGCTTGAAATTGTTtgtggaagaaaaaataatagctTTTATGATGATGATCGTCCACTAAATCTAATCGGACATGTATGTCAATTACTttcattgagttttttttaataaatattacctATTCTTCGTAATTTGATTAGATTATTAATAGGCATGGGAGCTATGGAATGATGGTGAGTATCTAAAGCTAATGGATCCAACGTTAAATGACACATTTGTTCCGGATGAAGTGAAAAGGTGCATTCATGTTGGTCTCTTATGTGTAGAACAATATGCAAATGATCGACCTACAATGTCTGATGTTATAGCAATGTTAACAAACAAATATGAACTCACAACAATACCCAGAAGACCAGCATTTTATGTTAGAAGAGACATTCTTGATGGAGAAACAACTTCTAAAGTGCCAGACACCGACACCTATTCTACAACAATTTCTACCTCGTGTGAAGTAGAAGGGAAAGtataaataatcaatatatatatatatatatatatatatatatatatatagattgtTCATACACTCATTTGAAACAGATTTTGTTCTTTGAAGTATCAAAAAATGTAAGCTTGAATATGGTTttgttttatgaaatatttggtgtctgtaaaaaaaaataaaaaatggttctTATAGTACGTACTTTTTCATTGTAGTTCTTGTTAATAGATTTTAGTCTAAATTAGATTTTCATAGCCTATCACcaacatttttaatttctaacaaGTCCTATTTATAAATCGCACATAACaaattatttctataaaaaTGGTACCTGAAAAGAATGTCAATCAATCCCTTATCTCTGCTATAGAAAAATCATGCCAATCACAAAAATGGTAACCTATTAGCACTAGGCAGAGGATGAAAAGGCATATTTACCTCTTGAATCTTtcgatcattttttattttaaaacttgtgCTTCAGTTACTGTCTGGCCAAGTTTTTGAGGATTATATATAACTTTAAAGAAGTTTTGAAAAGCTTGAATCTCTCGAATATGTGTACCTCGACTTATGTTGGTCCTTTTCTGTAGAGAAGGGAAAGCACATTGAAGGAATAAGTTGAAGTACTCTAAAAATAGTTTCGGGGTCCAAAGTCCTATTTACCTCATAGTGAGAAAAGCTAGTCTTGTTCGTCCTACCCTTCGACAATTTATTTCCTCTTCGTGATCTTTTGGGATAAAGAAGCCTAATTTTTGCTAGAAAGTAGCAACTAGCCAGAGTTGGAGTAGTCATATAGGCCCAGAGATTAAAAGACCTTTCCCTGGCTCCAGGCGGTGCATAACTTGGCATTCATAGCCCAGAGATATGGGCATCCGAAGATGATTCaacttaaacaaaaattatgtcCTTCACATAGTTGAGTCACCATCACTACAAATATTTTGGCTAACTGAAGGGAATTGGAGCataaaaaaaagtggaaaatCCAAAAGGTATGGTAAGCTATGTGTTCTTGGTGGGAAACCTCACCATTATCAGTTTAATAGTGATCAGAGATAAAGGTTGTATAACTAGCTTTCTTAAAGTCGAAGTGGCCTAGTGTTTGCTTACTATGCTAGGGTCATATATGTTTCTCCTGTTGGTTGAAGCCCCATAATGGAAGCTATGTCGAAGAGTGTGGCGGTGAGAATACCACATTTCAGTTGTAATTGTGTTGGTCGAACTCTCCCAAAAATGGATGGCAGTTAGAAGTAGATTGGCATCATATTTAGGACCTGTTTTGGAAAGCTAAACTAGGTCGAAAATACCTAAATTCTTACTTACTTGGGCTCTCTTACTTTGTATTTTGTCTAGCCAAGCAATATAACTGGGTTGATTGGTGTAAGGGGATGCTCGAAACACTTAGTGGGTGCACTCGTAAAATTCATTTCGTAAGGACCTTGTAAGAAAACCCTAGGAGTACATTTATCACATCCTGGGAAAAAGGTTGTtactgaaggtgagaaaaacacaaggggggggggggggggggggttgaattgtgttttctttttctctctaaaaaattcttcttctgataaaacttcaaaagcagtttgtgaatgcttctgatgaaatgatcagaatcagatatgcagcggaaaagatcaaagcagagaaaagaaaagcaagacacaagcagttatcctggttccttccacaaatcagaagtagtccagtcccctttgcacttccaaggagatttcactataatcacaaagattacaaaatgctcaatactctctaagtatgagacttctcaaaaatgctcaagcacacacgcaagagtcttccaatgctcaagcactaagcaagagtcttctaatgctcaagcacgcaggcaagaggcttctgatcaaacaaaaatacaatgaaataagtttgacttgaacacttgatatacaatcagtggtgttcacaatacaatacgttAAAGACtgtagacttttgaatttctaagatgtatcaaatcagtgcagaaattcagtgtgctttgtagaatcaaattgacagagttttggcgctttttaacttgtatgtctctatctacaatcttcaagtcttcactcctttatatagagatgtgaaagagacgttgagatgattagcacgtctaaagagtcgtttggaatcctttgatcattcaccagtaatcctttgcctgatttgggtgtagtcctttgaagaattagcttcaaattcattcccatcttgaaggcacaaattctgcaggcatggctgttgtcttgtcttgtagcgtggacaaaacagagtagtggaggtagtggttgtacacttgtactttgtcaactctgttaacgaaggaaaAATACTCAatgctatccaaatgaccgttgatacctccctttcaattcttcgttcttcttagataatgttgaaatgagaaacagctactttggatcttcagtttgaatttacggataaaatgtagcttctggtgatgatatcgcttctgatgaaaaccttgcttctgatgagcttctgcttctgatgacgtcatcacttcagatgcacttcagcttcaggagtacttcaagcttcagacgcagttttcttcagatgctatgaattcctttgctttccattgttcttctaagacctattgaaattacttgactagcattTGGTCCTGtatacttgaacaattattagtaataaccaattgacaatttttaataccttgttatcatcaaaactcattaaggttcattgtaaaacacattttgttccaacaatctccccctttttgatgatgacaaacaatagtatttaaaatgttcaattgttgttgatctaattaataagttgactactgggatagAGTTTTGAAAGCTCCCCCTAGGTCttatagatctttaaggtgaggtttgtaagctccccctaagttctatactcattaattaaatttcaataaaatactcataaactatcagaagtattaaaaaaaaggtttagaaGTGGTTCTGAGCAAAGCTCATATCAAAAAGTTAATTtgatggggctcagagccttaaaaatactatacatctactcccccttttgtcatcaacaaaaagtaagtaaaaaaacaaaagaaagagtatcagagcaacagaaggataaactttaaaatacaGTGTATTAGAGCCAATGACACAACAAATATAGCAATTATTTTCAGAGCAACAACTTGAAAATAGCATGAGAAATATTGAATTGATTCAGAAGCAATGATAAACCAGTTAAAATACATAGTCAAAGCAATGCAATACTTAAAACAAGATCTAAACATTCAAAAAGAattggtgtgcaactaaggtttggaTAGCTTAGACACTTGTTCCAATAAGTATTTGATCTGCTCAGACTGCTTCTGAAGTTCTTCATCCTTGGCTCTCAGTCTTCTTCTCAGCCCTTCTTGAATTCTATCAGCCCTTGAGATGTAAACAGCTTCTGGATAGAACGGAGCGTTGGCTAGCAGAGGCACATAATCAAGCTCCttcactctagctgcttcatgcatatcatccaataatttcttcaacatagcagagtgagatgagacacattttgtgctcagctgatccagcagtATATTGAAGCCtttcttcagatccatccattgatcaagatagtgaatgggaggtacaggaactgttctgagaagaatcagtgtctgaatctcatcacttaaCCTTATAAGTTGTTCATCAATATATTCAGATTCCAGGATGGTGTCTGGGATGGGTGTTTGAGATGTAGAAGGTTGATTAGAGgctgtttgatggtcagaagaggttaggtcaattattggtgattctggttgttgttgttgttctgtgttaGTCTGGGGTTGTTCTATGGTAGTTTGATCTAGGTCAGAAACAGCCTGTTCAGGAACAGTtggttcaggaacagtttgctcagggatgacTGTTTCAGTTTGTGTagttgtttgttggttttccaaaacagtcttttcagggactgtcttagaggcctttgtgggtgtaggttgcatttcaccacctaaatgCTTTTCTAAGTTATGAAGGGTTGatgattcttggtgttgggggtttctgaagtagttgcttctgaaactacttcagaggctttttgtggggATTGGTTATTTTGTGGGGTGGTTTCAGGAAATTGTATACTAACAGCTTCTTGAATTTGTGGTTGAAAAAAGTGATCagcaggcaaattgaatttttcacaGATTTTTATCCTCTGTTTAGAGAATTCAATTTGGGTCTGCGCATAATCAATTGTTCCAAAggttgttagtttggtaggtttgcgATTTAGAAGTTTTTCAATGTGTTGACTAAgaggttggtcatctgatttagtggatgatgatgagggtgaagatgGAAGGTCAGGAATCTGAGTATTGATATTAGCTTTTAAAGAAGTACCTGAAgagtgagcttctggatgagctgcttctggagctttagatgctggttctgatgaagtagctCCTGAAGCCTGCTTGTCTTTCAAAGCTTGAGATAACAGTTTTACTCCCTCCTGGACAGCTTCTTTTTCAACCTCAGCAGCCAAAGCAGCAAACTCAGCAGCCTTCTCAGGAGCAAGCttataccctgcagccttgagttgTTCCTCTCTTTTCTTCTGCTGTCTCAACTGCTTCCTCCTAGCCATCTCAGTTGTTGTATAATTTCTAGCATATTGCCATTGTTCTTCTGTAGGAACAAACATTGGCATTACACTAGGCTTATTACTCTTAGCCTTCTTAGCACTTGGCTCTTCTTCCAACACTCCTAGCTGTTCAACATGATCTTCCGTGCTTCTTTCAGAAGTTTTCAGATTTCTTGTTCTCTTGTTTctgatggtttgaagagcagcttccctaGCATCAGATTTCTTGATTTTCTGCTTCTGAgcatcttcttcagaagcatgaacttcttcagaagcagcagcttgttcagaagcagaaaTTGTTGTCATGAATTTCTTGGGCTTTTGTGCTGCAACCTCAACCTTGATTTCTTTTCTGGTCCTTTTAgcctcttcttcttccaagtaTTCTTCTTTTGAAAGGGGTTTGCTCTTTGATTTCCTGCTCTTGGCAACAGGAAGAACACCTCCAAACATCTGTTCTGGCACATCTTTCAGGCTGATCTTCTCCCTTGTCTTTTCAAAATGATCTCTGATATAGTTCATCTGAACATCCAGAGGATCTTGTTTGCAGATAGGGGGAAAGTTTGGCATCAAATCTGATTTAGCATCAGATTCTTTCAAATCTGTGCTCAGCTTCTTAAGATCTTCTGCCTTAATCAGATGCATGGATCTCAGTGTTTCAGCATTTATAATCTTTcctctaacagttcccaactgttcatctgTGAAGATTTTTGCCTCCTTCAGCATATTAATGATACCTCCTTGATAAAAAATCTCAGAGAGTAGCCTCCCATAGGGTACCAAACACCTATTCTTCAGCTGGCTCTCTCTGAGCTGTTGTACCATATGCCTGAAGATGTATCTGGGCACATTAGCCTTTACACCAGTTATGAAAAAGTGTAAGAGGATTTTGTGTTCCAGAGAAGgttgatcactaccaccaccttttggtagtaggttgtcattttgaatttttagcaTCACTTTGGTCTTGGCATTCATATCTGCATAGGCGAAGTCTTTGACCTTGTTGTAGAGTGTTTTATTCACAATATCATTCCAAGGGCTATCTTTGGGCATAGTGATTCCAGCTTTATAATCTCCTTCTGCTGGTGTTCTGAGGACGAAAGCAATCACATCCTCATTGATCcatacaggaatccccatgatgcTTGATCATATCTGGGTTTTATTAAATGGTTCCAAGCCCATTTCCTTTCTGGATTTACCCTTGAGTTATGgattgagaagaactttttcatcttcttcaatcttaGCAGCATCTCTATCATAGATACTGGCTCTAACCCAGAAATGTCGTACCAAAGTTTGATAAGTTGGACCGTTCAGAAAATTGAAGTAGCTTCCCAAGCCTTGCGCTTCATAGAAACTTCCAATATCACAGTTGTGAGCGGCCAAAGAAATAAAATCCATTAGATTTTTTGATTGAATCTTCAaatcccattcctccaaggacatggttcttcctttaatcACGTAGGCAGGAGCCTCTTCTTGTTGCATGTTTGATGATGGACCAGgtgcagaacttgaagaagccataagattgattgaagaagaaaagggtttctagggtttttggAGTTTCTTAGCAGAGAAGGTTTGAAGTGAAATGAGAGTGTGAGTTGTGAAgggagtagtgtgtgtttgtttaagtgtttttatcaaaaacgtttgcaattcaaatgagacaaacaaacatagcattaatgacaaattgggggcgcgtgttagtatgtttaaaagcaaataaaacatcattgccctttttgttatactccaatacaaatagaccacgtcagaaacttttcagaaaactaacctttgggtaatgggacagctgttacaaaaaaGTAACTGCAAACGATCCCACTAGccagctattcagaagcaaagaatgccgcttctgaagttttagtgctgacgtcatcttcagagacacattttcctcagaacctcagttaagagcttctgatggaccagatgctttTGAatggacttcagaaccaaacttcttattcagaggcaagcaaattttcaatcagacacaaagtgcatgttcaaatttttcttaataaaatcaaatctttcaacagataaaggtttagtaaatatatcagcccattgatgttcagtatcaatgaattgtatatctaaaattcctttttgaacatagtctctgataaaatggtgtttgatctcaatatgcttggctctagaatgtagaattgaattcttagacaaacaaatagcagcagtattatcacaaaagatgggaatactgttagcattaatatgataatcttccaactgatgtttcatccaaagtagttgtgtgcaacaacttgcagctgaaatatattctgcttctgctgtagacatagcaatagttgcttgtcttttgcttgcccaggatatcagattctctcccaggaattgacaatttccactggttgattttctttcaatcctgtcaccagcataatcagcatcacagaatccaatcaacttataatctagggatttcctatacaggagtccaagattagttgttcctttcagatacctgaagattctcttaactgtagttaaatgagattctctaggatctgattgaaatcttgcacacaagcatacactgaataaaatatcatgtctagatgcagtgaggtataacagagaaccaatcatacctctgtatagcttctggtctactacagttctagtatcttctttgcttaaggtgcaggttggatgcattggagtgttcatcactttacaatcttctagcttgaactttttcagaagctcctttgtatattttgtttgatgaacatatactccttctttactttggttgatttgaattccaagaaagaatttcaattctcccatcatgctcatttcaaattcatcctgcattaacttagaaaattccttgcaaagagatgcattagtagaaccaaatattatatcatcaacatatattttcacaatcaaaatgtctttcttaagagtccttctgaagagtgttgtgtcaacttgtcctctttcaaaatcatttttaattaaaaaattacttagcctatcataccaagctctaggagcttgtttcaagccatatagtgatttcttaagtttacaaacatggtcaggatgcttaagatcctcaaacccaggaggttgtttgacatacacttcttcttcaatgacaccattaagaaaagcacttttgacatccatttgatataatattatgccatgattaattgcataggatagaagtaacctgattgcttccaatcttgcaactggagcaaatgtttcagtgtaatcaatgtctTCTTGTCGActgtaaccttgtgcaacaagtctagctttgtttctgg from Medicago truncatula cultivar Jemalong A17 chromosome 8, MtrunA17r5.0-ANR, whole genome shotgun sequence includes the following:
- the LOC11405725 gene encoding G-type lectin S-receptor-like serine/threonine-protein kinase CES101 codes for the protein MMISFEIKKQVVLIYLWLWWNTTANICVEATSDSLKPGDKLNYKSKLCSKQGKFCLQFGNNSNSDFQCLFISVNADYGKVVWVYDINHSIDFNTSVLSLDYSGVLKIESQNRKPIIIYSSPQPTNNTVATMLDAGNFVLQQFLPNGSMSVLWQSFDYPSDVLIPMMKLGVNRKTGHNWSLVSDKFNLEWEPKQGELNIKKSGKVYWKSGKLKSNGLFENIPANVQSRYQYIIVSNKDEDSFTFEVKDGKFAQWELSSKGKLVGDDGYIANADMCYGYNSDGGCQKWEDIPTCREPGEMFQKKAGRPSIDNSTTYEFDVTYSYSDCKIRCWKNCSCNGFQLYYSNMTGCVFLSWNSTQYVDMVPDKFYTLVKTTKSAPNSHGIKRWIWIGAAITTALLILCPLIIWLAKKKKKYALPDKKSKRKEGKSNDLVESYDIKDLEDDFKGHDIKVFNFTSILEATMEFSPENKLGQGGYGPVYKGILATGQEIAVKRLSKTSGQGIVEFKNELLLICELQHKNLVQLLGCCIHEEERILIYEYMPNKSLDFYLFDCTKKMLLDWKKRFNIIEGISQGLLYLHKYSRLKIIHRDLKASNILLDENMNPKIADFGMARMFTQLESTVNTNRIVGTYGYMSPEYAMEGVCSTKSDVYSFGVLMLEIVCGRKNNSFYDDDRPLNLIGHAWELWNDGEYLKLMDPTLNDTFVPDEVKRCIHVGLLCVEQYANDRPTMSDVIAMLTNKYELTTIPRRPAFYVRRDILDGETTSKVPDTDTYSTTISTSCEVEGKV